A genomic stretch from Arachis stenosperma cultivar V10309 chromosome 3, arast.V10309.gnm1.PFL2, whole genome shotgun sequence includes:
- the LOC130968412 gene encoding disease resistance protein RUN1-like isoform X2, whose amino-acid sequence MECRSIQSLASSSTRPKYDVFVSFRGEDVRNTFADHLFAAFRRNGIVAFRDDRNLMQGQHISTELVQAIEGSQVLIVIFSKNYATSSWCLQELAKMLDCSNTITEPNLLPIFYDVTPSEVRKQTGDYGKALAEHEERFKDNSKMVQQWRESLLQVSNLSGWEIRNKQENGEIEKIVKRVRSKLGCNLLSVDGLVGMQSRVEQLENLIDFNSNNEVRVVGVCGMGGIGKSTLAKVVYDRNLHKYGAHCFVDDISKVFRGVGLLSLQKQLVCQITNGEIQDIYNHYQAESLIKTMLRCQKALIVLDNADDVDQLENLGVTRDCLYPGSRIVVTSRDQHVLNSFGLDETYKVQLLNDDEAHQLFCEKAFDDNIIISCEEISREYKKLTDLALEYAQGLPLAIKVLGSYLRSRDISVWRSALDRLKNNPKKEIADVLQLSFDGLEPLEKEIFLDIACFFNHQVDWHVEDMLYCRGLHPKIGISVLIDKSLITINERDNIRMHDLLQELGRRIVRQSAPNEPWKWSRIWCKEDFQRIMFGNTVIDDVKAVQLMERYDERNMTLRAETLSRMRRLEFLRIESVSFSGSINSISSELRYLEWEEYPFTYFPSCCKLSKLVNLVLQNSNIKQLWDGTMCLDNLKELNLSDSENLVKPPNLSQAPNLERLFVRRCRKLKHIHPSTGDLRKLVVLDLSGCTSLTSFPVTVFGISSLEEVNLSGCSRLFGGKELENGSESSIQCQSTVWSTFKRLKLRLPFHFFNYSKSRYNHVFHLWRLSLARLSCVGNNIVRVPDFINKLPRLRVLMLDNCKRLMYVDEFPLPLPLPYPAAERTKLVKRGHLRLWNCPKILEKERLSGMGSSWMREYIKVHNESTDRVAIVIPGSGVPIPRWFKDQNKGADNSIWIESFPNVNDNNWIGIALCAKIVLQFAQTHLIFILFYDQMGNGNLLHFVELGKEEDARSEMVLLCLFYFSRQRLIQGLKQHDLDGSRFQFKVDVAGYLEVKKWGMRVVLNQDME is encoded by the exons ATGGAGTGCAGGAGCATTCAAAGCCTGGCATCGAGTAGCACAAGACCCAAATATGATGTGTTTGTGAGCTTCAGAGGTGAGGACGTACGCAACACCTTCGCTGATCATCTCTTTGCCGCTTTCCGTAGAAACGGAATAGTTGCATTCAGGGACGATAGAAATCTGATGCAAGGACAGCACATCTCCACTGAGCTGGTGCAAGCAATTGAAGGATCTCAGGTTCTCATTGTCATCTTCTCTAAGAACTATGCTACTTCTTCATGGTGCTTGCAGGAACTCGCTAAGATGCTTGATTGCAGCAATACGATAACAGAACCAAATCTGTTGCCTATTTTCTATGATGTGACTCCGTCTGAGGTGCGTAAACAGACTGGAGACTATGGGAAAGCGTTGGCTGAGCATGAAGAAAGATTCAAAGATAACTCAAAGATGGTGCAACAATGGAGGGAATCTCTGCTGCAAGTCTCCAATCTCTCTGGTTGGGAAATACGAAATAA GCAAGAGAATGGAGAGATTGAAAAGATTGTTAAAAGGGTGAGAAGCAAATTAGGTTGCAATTTGTTAAGTGTGGATGGGTTGGTTGGGATGCAATCTCGTGTGGAACAATTAGAAAACCTGATTGATTTCAACTCCAATAATGAAGTTCGGGTTGTAGGCGTTTGTGGCATGGGTGGGATAGGAAAGTCAACACTTGCTAAGGTGGTGTATGATAGAAACCTTCATAAATATGGTGCTCATTGTTTTGTTGACGATATAAGCAAAGTTTTTCGTGGAGTTGGTCTACTTTCACTACAAAAGCAACTTGTTTGTCAAATTACAAATGGAGAGATCCAAGATATATACAATCATTACCAGGCTGAGAGTTTGATCAAAACTATGCTCCGCTGTCAAAAGGCTCTGATTGTTCTAGATAATGCCGATGATGTTGATCAGTTAGAGAACCTTGGCGTGACTCGTGATTGTCTATATCCAGGAAGCAGAATTGTAGTAACTTCTAGAGATCAGCATGTCTTGAACTCTTTTGGGCTAGATGAAACATACAAAGTTCAACTCTTGAATGACGATgaagctcatcaattgtttTGTGAAAAAGCTTTTGatgataatataattataaGTTGTGAAGAGATTAGCAGAGAATACAAAAAGTTGACGGATCTTGCACTTGAATATGCTCAAGGCCTTCCCTTGGCAATTAAAGTTTTGGGGTCATATCTACGCAGTCGAGATATCTCTGTATGGAGAAGTGCCTTAGATAGACtgaaaaataatccaaagaaggAAATCGCAGATGTGCTTCAACTTAGTTTTGACGGATTGGAACCCCTGGAAAAGGAAATATTTTTGGACATTGCTTGTTTCTTCAACCACCAAGTGGATTGGCATGTGGAAGACATGTTGTATTGTCGTGGTCTTCATCCAAAGATTGGAATAAGTGTACTCATCGATAAATCATTAATAACAATTAATGAACGGGACAATATTAGAATGCATGACCTGTTGCAAGAGTTAGGCAGGAGAATAGTTCGGCAGAGTGCTCCAAATGAGCCATGGAAGTGGAGTAGGATATGGTGCAAAGAGGATTTTCAACGTATTATGTTTGGAAATACG GTAATTGATGATGTTAAGGCCGTGCAATTGATGGAACGATACGATGAAAGAAATATGACATTAAGAGCAGAAACATTATCAAGAATGAGACGACTTGAATTTCTCAGAATAGAAAGTGTTAGTTTTTCTGGAAGTATTAATAGCATTTCTAGCGAATTGCGATATCTTGAGTGGGAAGAGTATCCGTTTACGTATTTTCCATCATGTTGTAAGCTATCCAAGCTTGTGAATTTAGTCTTGCAAAACAGCAACATCAAGCAACTATGGGATGGCACAATG TGTCTGGACAATTTGAAGGAATTGAATCTCTCTGACTCCGAAAATCTTGTGAAGCCTCCAAACCTTAGCCAGGCTCCAAATCTTGAGCGGCTGTTCGTTAGAAGATGTAGAAAGCTTAAGCACATCCATCCATCAACTGGAGACCTAAGAAAACTTGTTGTGTTAGATTTGAGTGGGTGCACAAGTTTAACGAGTTTTCCCGTCACTGTATTCGGTATATCTTCACTAGAAGAGGTAAATCTGAGCGGGTGCTCAAGATTATTTGGTGGGAAAGAGTTGGAGAATGGAAGTGAGAGTAGTATCCAATGCCAATCGACAGTATGGTCCACTTTTAAAAGGCTTAAGCTTAGGTTACCATTCCATTTCTTCAATTATTCTAAAAGTAGATACAACCATGTGTTCCATCTGTGGAGGCTTTCTCTGGCTCGCTTAAGCTGCGT GGGAAACAATATAGTTAGAGTACCTGATTTCATAAACAAGCTTCCCAGACTGAGAGTGTTGATGTTAGATAACTGCAAACGGCTAATGTACGTAGATGAGTTCCCATTACCATTACCATTACCCTATCCAGCGGCAGAGCGAACAAAACTTGTGAAACGGGGACATTTGAGATTGTGGAACTGCCCGAAAATATTAGAGAAGGAAAGGTTGAGTGGAATGGGTAGTTCATGGATGAGAGAGTACATTAAG GTACACAATGAATCCACTGATAGAGTTGCCATTGTAATACCAGGGAGTGGAGTTCCAATTCCAAGGTGGTTTAAGGATCAGAATAAGGGGGCGGATAATTCAATCTGGATAGAATCATTTCCGAATGTCAATGACAACAATTGGATTGGCATTGCCCTTTGTGCCAAGATTGTTCTTCAATTTGCACAAACCCACTTAATTTTTATCCTCTTTTACGACCAAATGGGAAATGGCAATCTCCTGCACTTTGTTGAGCTTGGAAAAGAGGAGGATGCGAGGAGTGAAATGGTTCTACTCTGCCTATTCTATTTTTCTCGCCAACGACTCATTCAGGGTTTAAAACAGCATGATCTTGATGGATCCCGCTTTCAATTCAAAGTAGACGTCGCCGGGTATTTGGAAGTGAAGAAGTGGGGAATGCGTGTGGTACTGAACCAGGATATGGAGTAA